In Komagataeibacter sucrofermentans DSM 15973, the genomic window GCGGTGCCGGGCGGCGCGGTGTTGTCGCCGCCGCAAGTTATGAGGCCCGCCGGTTTGGAATACGCTCGGCCATGCCTTCGGTCGTAGCGCAGCGCAAATGCCCGGACCTTGTGTTCGTGCCGCCGCGTTTTGATGTGTATCGCGCGGTTTCAGCCCAGATTCACGCCATATTTGCCAGTTTTACCCCCATCATCCAGCCGCTTTCGCTTGATGAGGCGTATCTGGATGTAACCCGGCCGCTGCTGGATTATCCTTCCGCCACGGCGATTGCCACGGCCATCCGCGCCCGCATCCGCAACGAGACGGGGCTGACCGCCTCGGCAGGCGTGTCCTACAATAAATTCCTGGCCAAACTGGCATCCGATTACCGCAAGCCCGATGGCCAGTTTGTCATTACACCACGCATGGGGCCGGATTTTGTGGCGAACCTGCCGGTCGAGCAGTTTCATGGCATTGGCCCGGCCACGGCTGCGCGGATGCATGGGCTGGGCATTCGCACGGGGCTGGACCTGCGCGGGCAGCCGCTGTCACG contains:
- the dinB gene encoding DNA polymerase IV, whose protein sequence is MDAFYASVEQRDDPALRGRPLAVGGAGRRGVVAAASYEARRFGIRSAMPSVVAQRKCPDLVFVPPRFDVYRAVSAQIHAIFASFTPIIQPLSLDEAYLDVTRPLLDYPSATAIATAIRARIRNETGLTASAGVSYNKFLAKLASDYRKPDGQFVITPRMGPDFVANLPVEQFHGIGPATAARMHGLGIRTGLDLRGQPLSRLLRHFGKAADFYYGIARGLDDRPVEVNRPRRSIGGEQTFDADIHDWSAARDNMLALSERVWGRCVARGLTGVTVTLKVKYNDFRQIVRGRTVPEPVADGADLARRALALLAPCFPPPRGIRLLGVTVSGLRVPGAVPPARQLALFG